A segment of the Ruegeria sp. AD91A genome:
AAATGTAACTAACTTCTCGACCGGCCAGGCGATCACGTCGGCATCATACTGGCAGGTGACCAAGTAAATGGCACTGGCCGAAAGACCAACTGAGGGGCGCCGCGCGGCGCCTCTTATCCATTGGATCAAGAGCATCCTTAAAACTGTTGGCACCATTGCTATTACAATGCTGGGCCTGCTGTTCGTGACCTTCGTCATCGGTCGCGTCATGCCGATCGACCCGGTGCTGGCGATCGTTGGCGAGCGGGCCTCGCAATCGACGTATGACGCGGTCTATCAACAGCTTGGTCTGGACAAGCCGTTGTTGGTGCAGTTCGGATACTATCTTTGGGATGTCCTGCATGGCGATTTTGGCAACTCTCTGCTGAATGCCCGCCCGGTGTCCGAGGATATTGCCCGCGTATTTCCGGCTACGCTTGAATTGGCAACTCTGGGTGTGTTGATCGGCATCTTTATGGGTGTTCCGCTGGGTGTGATCGCCGCTGTCAAGCGCGGATCGTGGATCGACCAGATTGCACGTGTAGTCGCGCTTGTTGGTTATTCGATGCCAATATTCTGGTTGGGGCTTATGGGTCTGCTGGTCTTCTACGGGATACTTGGCTGGGTTGGCGGTCCAGGTCGGCTGGACATTTTCTATGAAGATATAGTTCCTGCGCGAACAGGACTGATCCTTGTGGACAGCGCCATAGCTCAAGATTGGGATGTCTTCCGAAATGCTTTGTCCCATATCATCCTGCCAGCCGCGCTGCTGGGGTATTACTCGCTGGCCTACATCAGCCGGATGACGCGATCCTTCATGCTGGAACAGTTGTCGGCGGAATATGTTATTACCGCTCGCGTCAAAGGCCTGTCAGAGCGGCAGGTTATCTGGCGCCATGCCTTCAAGAATATCCGAGTACAGCTTATTACAGTCATCGCGTTGAGTTATGCTAATCTGCTTGAAGGTTCTGTTCTGACCGAGATCATCTTTAGCTGGCCGGGGATCGGCAGCTATATCACGACCGCTCTGCTAAGCGCTGACATGAATGCCGTTCTCGGAGGAACAGTGGTGGTTGGTCTGATCTTTATCTGCCTGAACATATTCTCGGACCTTCTTTACCGTTTCTTTGATCCGAGGTCGAAATGAGCGACATGACTTTGCGTCAGTGGCTGCTGACCGACGAACCCACATCCCGCCAGCATGCCAGATTGGCCAGCTTGTACAAAGGCTGGCTGACCTTGCGGTCGAACTCGATGGCTATGGTTGGTTTGGCAATCCTTGTGGTTCTCGTTTTCGCTGCCGTCTTTGCGCCTATCCTCGCGCCATATGATCCGTTTGTTCAGAATCTGTCCAGCCGATTGCTTCCCATCGGCGCCGAAGGACACTTGCTTGGAACCGACAGCTTGGGGCGGGATATTCTGTCCCGTCTGATCTATGGGGCGCGAATTACGCTATACATCGTGGCGCTGGTGGCGCTCATTGCCCCGGTCGCGGGTCTTTTGGTCGGGACTGTCGCCGGATATGCGGGTGGATGGGCAGATGTGATCCTCATGCGGATAACCGACATCTTCCTCGCCTTCCCGCGACTTGTTTTGGCATTGGCTTTTGTAGCTGCGCTTGGGGCAGGGATCGAAAACGCGGTGCTGGCAATTTCGCTCACGGCATGGCCGCCTTATGCACGCATGGCGCGGGCAGAAACGCTTACGATCCGATCGACCGACTATATCAACGCGATACGCCTTCAGGGTGCCGGGCCGCTGCGGATCATTACTCGGCATATCTGGCCGCTTTGTATCTCGTCACTGATAGTACGTGTTACGCTCGACATGGCGGGGATCATTCTGGCCGCAGCCGGTCTTGGCTTTCTTGGCTTGGGGGCACAACCGCCAAGCCCGGAATGGGGCGCGATGATTTCAGAAGGCCGCAGGTTCATCCTTGATCACTGGTGGGTCGCGACTGTACCGGGGCTTGCGATTTTTACGGTCTCACTCGCCTTCAACCTGTTGGGCGATGGGCTGAGGGACGCGCTCGACCCGAAGGATGGTGGACAATGAGTCTTTTGGATATCGAAGACCTGTGGGTTCGGTTCCCGACCCGGCAGGGTGTGTTTGATGCTGTGCGCGGTGTCTCTTTTTCGCTGGGGCGAGAACGTTTGGGTATCGTCGGCGAAAGTGGTTCCGGCAAGTCGATGACGGGCCGGGCCATTCTGCGCCTGATCCGCAAACCGGGTATCGTCGAGGCTGATCACATCAATCTGGAAGGTCAAGACCTGCTGAAACTCAGCGAACGCAAAATGCGCGAGGTGCGTGGCAAAAAGATTTCCATGGTCATGCAGGATCCGAAGTTCTCACTGAACCCAGTAGTTACTGTTGGAGAGCAGCTCATGGAGGCCTACCTTCAGCATAATTCCGGTTCAAAGGCACGCGCCAAAAAGATGGCGATCGAGATGCTGGAGAGTGTTTCTATCCGTGATCCCGAGCGTGTGATGCGGGCTTATCCGCATGAGGTTTCAGGTGGGATGGGGCAGCGTATCATGATTGCCATGATGCTAATTCCCAATCCCAAGATACTGATCGCCGATGAACCCACTTCGGCACTGGATGTCAGCGTTCAGCGGCAAGTACTGAACATTATGGACGGGCTGGTCAAGGAACGGGGAATGGGTTTGATTTTCATCAGCCATGATTTGAATCTGGTGTCCGAATTCTGCGACCGCGTCCTGATCATGTATTCCGGGCGGATTGTCGAGGTTTGCGAAGCTGACAAGCTGCACAAGGCCCGGCATCCCTATACCAGAGGGCTACTGAATTCACTCCCGCGGCTTGATGACAAACGCTCACACCTGAGTGTGCTGGCCCGCGATCCGGCCTGGTCCGAAGCGCCAAGCGTGAGGGGTTGAAATGATTGCACTGGAAATCAGGGACTTGAATGTCTGGTTCGGTCACGCGCACGATCGCGTAGATGCAGTAAGAGGCGCGAGTCTTGAGGTAATACAGGGCGAGAGTTTTGGTCTTGTGGGTGAGAGTGGTTCCGGAAAGTCGACTATTCTACGTGCAATAACGGGGCTTGCACCGCATTGGTCGGGTACTATCAACGTTGAAGGTCAGCCACTTTCCGGATCAAGACGGGACCGATCGTTTTTTCGAACCGTTCAGATGGTGTTTCAGGATCCATACGCTTCACTACATCCGAGGCACACGGTTGATCAGGTTCTCAGCGAAACAATTCACCTGCATGGATTGGATAATATCGACAAACGTGTAGCCGGGCTGTTGGACGATGTTGGGCTTGGGCAGCGTTTTCGGTTCCGCTTTCCCCATCAACTCTCTGGTGGCCAACGACAACGTGTCGCGATTGCACGGGCCTTGGCCGGTGAGCCGGACATCTTGCTATTGGACGAACCCACTTCTGCTTTGGATGTCAGCGTTCAGGCTGAGGTGCTCAATCTGCTGACTGATCTGCGCAAACAGCGCGGGCTGACTTATCTAATGGTTTCCCATGATCTTCCAGTTGTCGCGCATATGTGCAAAAAACTGGCAGTTATGCGTAATGGTGAGATTGTTGAGGTAATGTCCTCGGAGACTCTGCGCACGGGTCGTCCCAACCACGAGTACTCTAAGCAATTGCTTACTGCGTCGGTTGCTCCGCACCAGTAAAATCGTTCGCGACTACAGGTACGCCATCTCCGGATTTTACACCGGCGCGTGGACCCCTTTTGCTCCGGGATTGACACGATTTTCAGGTGCAGATGCGCGGTTATGTCTGGTGGCTGGGTGCCGCGACGCTGGGCCTGATCGGGCTGTTCAGCCTGCTGACACCGTTCCAGGATCCGACCTGCTTCGAACGTTGGTTTAACTTGCCTGGGAGCCTGGTCTCGATGGCCGTTTCGCTGGTCATGCTGGCGCTGACCTGGGTGTTCTTTACGATCCTGAATGATCAGAAGGATCTGCAGCCCTTCCTTTCGGCGCTTGGGTTCTTTGTCGTCAGCTTCGTCGGCATCCGCATCAGTTTCTATCCGATGATAGTTCCGCCGTCGCTCAGCATCTAGCAGGCCGCTGCCCAGGACGAAAGCCTTGCTTTCGCACTGGTCGGAACCCTGATCCTGGTTGCGTTCATTCTGACCTACACGGGTTATGCCTATTGGGTGTTCCGCGGTCTTGTGGTTCGCAAGCGTGGTGGGGCGAGCTGCCGTCGCATTTGCCATCCACCTGATCATCTGAATGTAAGCCCCGCGTAGGAGCAGAGCCGTAGTGTATTGGTCTCTTTCTGCAGTCCTGCATCGCCGAGAAGATTCTCCGGGATATTGCCAAACTGTTGACCGGGATTGATCTGGGTGTGTCAGCGTCATTGGTATTCCACCTCATATGCCTCGACTGTAAGGCGTCCGCTACCTTCGTGACACCATTGCGCGCGCGGTACGGGTGTACCACCGATTAGCGTCGAGCACGGCTGATGCCGAACACCTGCTGGCGGTGTCGGGCGTCATTGTCAGCCGGGAAGCGATCCGACTGCGGGTCAATCGCCTTGGACGACATTTTCTAGGTTGCGTCCGCCGGGATAGAACGGATCGCCATTTCCATCGAGGTGGCCCTTAAAGATTTTTTGCGAGAGAACCCTGTTCCGGATACAATACGTGTCACCTGGCGAGGGATTGTATGCGCTATTTATTATTGCAAGTATTGGCGATTGTTGCTTTTGCAGACGCGCTGTGCGCGGAAAAGAGCGATTATATCGAACTTGCACAGAAAGGATGGGGGTATGAGCTTCGGTCCACGATGCTGGGGCGCGATATGGCGATTCCAGTTCACATCAATGGCCGCGATCAGGTTGGTGCAGCCTTGTGCCTGGTCGGTGAACAACCGCATCCGCAAACGCTGGTCGTTCTTGATACTTTTCGAGAGTTGCTGAAACACAGCTTCGGCCACCCGACACCCATGCGGTACGCTGGCCCGTCTGCGCGGGATTGTGGAACCGGTCGAACCGTGGTTTTGCGATTGTATTCCGGGTTCCCTCCCAACCGGGACCTTTCAGCAGATATCGACTGGCTCAGTGAACTCCACCAGCTTGGACTGCCTGCGGGTCGAAACTATGTGGTGACATCACCGGCGATGGCGCAGACCTTTTTTGGCTATCGGGGGCAGGGCACCCATATCGTGGTCAAACAACCGGCCCATGATCGCCCCGGCAAGCTTGAAAGGGACTTTCACAAATCGATTCTGCTGGAAGAGCTGTTTCAGTCCTTCACCTTTGGCATGGACATCCTGCTGTATGACAAGTCGTCAGGGTTTTTGTCCAAACTGCAGGAAACGCCGGTAAACTTGCAGCGTCTGCCTTGGAGTTCGCACGACTTTATGCGCGCATTGTTGGCTTCGAACCCAAGCGGTCTTTGTGCCTTTGACATCTTCATGATGCACGCAGTCGCGCAATCCCCGGTGGATCAAACCATAGACCCCGGCTTTATCGAATACATTGATACCCAATATGATCGCCTATGGGCGCAGACGGATGAAACACTGGCCAATCCCAGATTTGCAGCTCTTTTGGACGAAGGCTGCACCAAGTCTGTTCGTGTGCCCAGGTAATACCATCTGGTGTGTTTCGCTGAACAGGTGACTCCGAGTAGCCTGAATGCAGGCAATGCGCCCTGAGAGTCTATGGGAGGACATATGGATACGAGGCCTGAAAACCCGCCACGCGCCATAGCGGGATTGTCGGGGTATCTGTCGCAGGGGCTTGTTGGTCACGAGCATCTGGTTGAATCCCTTCTAATCGCCCTGCTAGAAGGTGGTCATCTTCTGGTAGAAGGGCCGCCCGGGCTGGCGAAAACACGCGCGGTCAAATGGTTGTCGAACGCCGTCGAGGGCGGCTTTGCCCGCATTCAATGTACTCCGGACCTGATGCCGTCCGATCTGACCGGAACACCAGTGTACCAGCCCCAGGAAGGCCGCTTTGAATTTGTTCCGGGGCCTGTGTTTCACACATTGGTGCTGGTTGACGAGATCAACCGTGCGCCGCCCAAGGTGCAGTCCGCTTTGCTCGAATCCATGGCAGAACATCAGGTTACGGTTGGAAATGAAACATATGCCCTGCCGGATCCCTTTCTGGTCGTGGCGACCCAGAACCCCATTGAACACGACGGAACCTTTCCCTTGCCTGAGGCACAGTTGGACAGGTTTCTGCTGCATGTCGTTTTGACTTTGCCGGATCTGGAAACGGAACGTGAGATCCTCGATCTGGTCATCGCTGAAACACGGAATGGGCCTCCAGTCGCGCAGCAGATGACGCTTGATGAGCTGAAGATTGCCCGTACCCAAGCGCAATCGGTTCACGTTGCGCCAGAGTTGCGGGATTATATCGTACGACTTGTGCTCGCGACGCGTGAAGGTCCGTTTGCCGAATTTATTGAACATGCAGTCTCGCCCCGCGGGTCGTTGGCCCTGGCCTCGGCATCTCGCGCACGCGCCTATCTGCGAGGCCGGGATTTCGCCTTGCCTGAAGATGTAGCCGCCGTCGCGCCCGATGCGCTGGCCCATCGCATGGTGCTGACCTGGAGAGCCGTTGCGGATGGCAAAAAGCCACGCGAATTGGTGGCCGACATTCTAAATGCTGTCGAGCCGCTGTGACGGGGGTACTGGCACATGCGGGGGTTCGCCTGACAACTGAGGCTTTGATTGCATTGCGGCACATCGCATTGACCGACCACAGCAACCCAACAATGACGGCCCTGCCCGGAGGATTTCTGACCCGAAAGCGCGGGCAGGGCGTCGAGGTTGCAGATGTACGTGAATATGTAGACGGGGATGACATTCGTCATTTGGATCGCGGAACAACCGCCCGCACAGGGCGTATGCATATCCGGCAGTTTCAGGAGGAACAGGATCGCGTCGCCCTGTTGGTTGCTGATTTTCGATCGCCGATGTTCTGGGGCCTCCAACGGGCTTTTCTTTCGGTGGCAGCCGCCGAAGCTCTGACCTTGATCGGGTGGTTCATGGTTGAAAGCGGCGGGCGTGTTGGTCTGTTGGCGCTCACCACCGGCACACCCGTTATTGTTCCCTTGCGCGGAAAAACGCGCGGGATGCTGGACGTGATCGGAGGTCTGGTTCAGGCCCACGCGCGCAGTCTGACCGCGCTGCAAAAGGGTGAAGATGAAGGCTGGACGCTGGAACAGGCGCTTGCCGGCGCTGATCGCCTGACCCCGACGGGGGCCGAGATTATCATCGCGTCTGGCTTCGATCAGCAGGGAGACGGCTTTTCAGACGTGCTGGACCGGCTCAGTCATCGCCGCAACCCAAGACTGCTGCTTGTGACCGAAAGCAAAGCGCACGAGATGCCAAAAGGCTGGTATCCGATCCGCCTTTCAGATGGGCAGCAAAAGCGGGTTTATCTGGCCCAGGCAGAGCCTTCCGGTGAATTTGTGTTTCAGAAGGTCGCAACACATTCTGCGCTTGTCTTGAATGCCAGTGACCCGGTTGAACAAACCTCTCGTCGCATTTCGTCGGTCTTCGCGACAAGGTATGTGGCATGAGTGAGAAAGCCCTTTCTGAAGCCACAATGCTGGCCAGCCTGCGGGACATCCATTTGCCCGCCGAGGCTGCAGGCGGGGTGTTTGCCGAATACGCGGCTGTCGTTGGTATCGCGGCGCTGGCCTCAGTTGGCTGTGTCGCCATCTTGCGGTTTCTGAGCATCAAGACCGCTGCAAACATGCAGATGGGTCCATCTGATCAGACTGCTGAACGACCGGGTTGGTCTGTGGATCGCCGCAGAGTGGCTCTTTTGCACAGACTGCGAGTTGAGAATCCGAAGCGATATGAAGAGTTGACTGGCGGTCTTTATCAACCTGGCGGCGGACCGGATCTGGAGACCTTGCAAGAGGAGGTCGCGAGTCGTGTTTGAACTTGCTGATCCCTGGGTCCTGCTCGCGCTGCCATTACCTTTTGTCATCGTGCGTTTGGTCAAACCTCGGCCGGTTTTCGAGCGGGGGTTCCCAGTCCCTGACCGCATAGGCGGTATGCTTATGGCGGCCAGTCCACAGAATAAGGCCGAGACCCGGTTTTTGGCGGACCACCTCATATTGTGGATCATTTGGGCGCTCACGATTTTTGCCTTGTCCGGTCCGCGCGAACTTCAACCCGTTAGCGCTTTGAAAGTGTCCGGACGGGACCTTGCGATTGTTTTGGATCTTTCGGGATCAATGGTGCGGGATGATTTTCATCTCGACGGGCGCCAGATCACCCGTTTGGAGGCGGTGACACGCGTTGGATCCGAGTTCGCCAGACGTCGCGCCGGCGACCGGGTGGCTTTGATTGTTTTCGGGTCCGAAGCCTATTTCGCCACGCCTTTCACATTTGATACCGAGGCTGTTGCACGACGGATCGAAGAGGCCACGATTGGTATCTCGGGCCGTGCTACAAACATCTCCGATGGTCTGGGCCTCGCCTTGAAGCGTCTGGCCAACAGCAAGGCGGCTTCGCGGGTCGTTATTCTGTTGTCGGATGGGGTGAACAACGCGGGTGCAACGAACCCCAGTGGCGTGGCCGAACTGGCGGCTGAGATGGGGGTGCGGGTCCATACAATTGCGCTCGGCCCGAAAGACCTGCAAAGCGCCGAACTCGGTGAACGCGGTGTAGTCGATGCAGTCACGCTGCGTGCTATCGCCGAAGTTTCGAGCGGCGAGGCGTTTCGCGTCAAGACCACCGATGATCTTATTGAAGTGACACAGGCACTGGATCGTTTGGAGGCGACGGATAGAACGGGCCTAACGGCCGAGGTCCACAGATCTTTTTGGACCTGGCCCGCAGCAATGGCGGCGGCACTTGCCCTGTTGGCGGCGTGGAGGCAAGCGTGATGATTGAGCTGGATGTCACTCTGCTTAGGCCGGTCTGGGGGCTTTTTTTGGTGGTCGTGTGCGGGGCCGGGTGGTGGTTGCTTTCCCGCGCCGGCGGGTTCGGAGCGTGGGACAAGGTCACCGACCCGCAGCTTGTCCAAGCGATGGCTGCGATTGGCCGGATCGAAGGCGGCTCCTTTCCGCTCACAACGGCCGCCTTATTGCTGACCACCGGGATCATTGCAATTGCTCTGATCGGCCCGGCAATCGAACGGCGCGACGCGCAAACCTATCGCAATCTGGATGGCGTATTGTTCCTTGTGGATGCATCAGAAAGCGTGGCTGATGACGACCGCTGGCCACAAATGCTAAGCATGGGACGCTTGGGTGTCAGTGCGCTTGGGTCGCGGCCCGGCGGCATCATCGTATACGCGGGCGATGCCTATGTCGCCACGGATATGACGACCGATCACCGCCAATTGGGTCAAACACTCTCGCTCATCGATGGGCAGACCGTTCCGGACAAGGGATCGCGACCCGAACGCGCACTGGCACTGGCGGATCAGCGGACGGAGGAGGCGGGCATCCTGGCCGGGGACGTGGTCATATTCACTGACGGGGACGGGCTTGGAACATCTTCTTTGCAGCAGGTCGCATCTCTTGCCTCACGAGGGGCACGTGTGTCTTTGGTTTCAGTTCACTCTCCGACTGCGCAAATTCAAACCCACGCCACTGTCGGCGGCGGAGCTGTCTTCACATTGAACCAGTCAGATGATCTGGCCATCTGGTTGGCAGATGATGCCGCAACCCGCTTGAAACGGGCGGACTATCCGGTGCTGTTCTGGCACGATTTGGGACGGTACCTGTTGTTTTTCGCACTGCTCCCCCTTCTGTTTTTGTTTTGGAGGGCAGGGGCATGAGATGGTTCGCGATTGCGGGTGCCGCATGTATTGTCGTTGCCTTTGCGCTGGGCGGCGCTGCCCCCTTTGGCCGCATTGCATTGGCGATTGGTCTGTACCCAATGGCTGCAAATCTGTTTTCCGACCCTGACTGGCAGGGGGTTGCCTTCTACCGTGCCGGAACTTTCGACAAAGCTGCCAGTGCTTTTGAAAGCGCTGGAAACCAGTATAATCTTGGCAATGCTTACGCCAGGAACGGCCAGCTGGCCGCTGCGCTGGAAGCCTATGATCAGGCCATAGCCAAGGGAAATCCGGATGCTCGGGCGAATTTCGATCTGCTGGCCGCCTTTTACGCAGGGCAGCAGATCGACCCCGAGGCTTTGGGCCTTTTCCCCGAACGCAAATCCGGCCCCAAGGCCGACAGTTTTGTCGCGCGCGGGAATGCGCGGGCGGCGGGAACCGGCAGTGAGGTCACGAACTCGAACACGATGCTGGGATTGGCAGAATTGGACAGTCGTGGACGACTGGGCGTACGGCGCATTTTTGACGACAAGTTCATGGTAGCCGACCAGCGCTGGCTCAATCAGCTTTCCGATGTTCCGGGTGAGTTCATGGCGGCGCGGATCGCGCAGGAACACAAGCGCAGGTTAAAGCTGGGCCTGTCCCCTCCTGAAGCGGAGAGCCCGGAATGAAGTGGTTGGTTTTAATTCTCGTCGCACTTCCTGTTCAGGTTTTGGCACAGTCCAAAACAGTGCTGCCGTCCGAGGCGTCGATAGAGGTTACCATTGCAGACGACGCCCCCGTTCCGTTCACCCGCGAGATGGTGCTGTTGACGATCCGGGGTGTCTACCGTCGGCACATCACGCGCGAAGAACTGATCCAGCCCCTCTTTGATGGGTTCAGCTGGGCACAGCTGGGGCCGGACAGTTGGTCGGAAGAAAGGATCAATGGTCGGAAATACAAAGTGCTTACCCGACGTATGGCGATCTATCCTGTCGAGGCAGGCAAGCTTTCAATTGGTCCGTTTGTGCACAGGTTGACCCTGACAGACGAAAATGACGACTGGTTCGAACATGAGATTCAATCAGATCCGCTGACCATTCAGGTGGCGAAAGCCCCGGCCACGCAGGATTGGTGGTTTCCGGTTCGCAAGTTGCAGATTTCGGATCAGTGGTCGAATGCGCCGGATCAACTTGCACCGGGTGAGGGTGTCTTGCGCGTCATTCGACTTGAAGCCTTGGGTGCGACACCCGAGATGCTTCCGCCAATGCCTGAGTTGACATCGCCGTCAGCCCTGATCTTCGCGCATCCCGAGAAACGGCTTGTCGAACTGACCCCGGAAGGGCCGGTCACCTATGCGTTTTGGCGCTGGACCATACGCCCTTCAAACGACACGTCTGGCATCGTTGAGCCCCTTCAATTCAGTTACTTTGACACTGTGGCCCGCGAAACCCGAGAGGTCACCATCTCGCCGCAACGCATTGCCTACGGCACGGTTACCCAAGAGGAAGGCCCCGACAGATCGGAGAAAGATGTCGCACAAGCAAAGCTGTTGGGTGGGCCTGGCGCCGCAATCGCCAGTGTTGTTTTTCTGGCCGGTTTGGTATTGGGCATGTCCGGTCACAAGGTGGCCGCTTCAAGGGCACTGCAACGCTTTGGTATTTTCGATCCACTGGTTCGTGATTTGCAGAGCTGTGCCAAGACCGGTCGTGCAGACGGATTGCGACAAGCTGCTTCTGCCATCTTGCACCGCGACGGACCCTCATCCAGACGCCTTAAACAAATGCAGGACTTTGACAGGCAGTATTTTGATCCCAAGGCCGCAGCGCCTGATTTGAAGGAGTTTGCCAGAAGTTTCCTCAAGAATTAGGTTATCTGTGTCATCAAGCTTTTGTTATCTATGGTATCTTTCGCTTGTATCAAAACGAAACAGTTGAACTGATCCGGAAATGCTGTACTTTTCCCTTTGGAGGAGAAGCAATGCAGATTGCGGGATGCCCTAAACCGGTGGACCAGGTGTCCAGTGTGCTGATAGTGGATGATCATCCGCTGTTCAGTGACGCGCTGGCCGCGGCATTGAAGCTGAGCTTCGAGAACTGCCGAATTGAAAAAGCCGATACGCTGAAGCAGACACTTGAGATACTTGGCGCAGGCTTCAAGCCTGATCTGATCATGTTCGATCTGAAATTGCCGGACGTGACGGGTATCTCGGGTTTTCAGCAGCTCCGGCAGCGCTGTCCGAATGCGCCGGTTCTGGTAATATCGTCCCTGGCATCCGGAGAGCTGGTGCGATCGTTGCTGGACCACGGTGCGATGGGATTTCTGCCAAAAGATACGCCGGCGCAAACCCTGAAACACGCCATTCAGGAGATCACCTCTGGACGGAGATACGTGCCCACCGAATACAACCGGGTCGAAGAGCTGAAGCCATCCGAAAGCACCGTTTATCAGTCCAGCCCCGAGCTTTCATCATTGACGCCGCAGCAGGTCAAAATTCTCAAGCTTATCTGCGTGGGCCAATCCAACAAGCAGATTGCATATGAGCTGTCGCTGGCCGAGGCGACGGTCAAGGCGCATATCACCGCTTTGCTGCGCCGCCTTGGGGTGCGCAACCGGACCCAGGCCGCTGTTCTGGTTGATTCAGTTGTCGCCCGACAGTCGCGACATGAGCCGGAGGTTAAATCCTTTCTTCAACACTAGGGGGCGCGCATGCGGGATCTGGAGCATGAACCGAATTTCATTGCGATTGGCCGTTCCGTTGACTTGGACCCGACGACCGCTGTTGAAGAAGCCTGCGCGGAAATCGATTGCCTGCTGTCTTGCTTTGTCCTGGCCTTTATTCCCAGCACTCTTGATCCAGTCGAAGTGTCGCGTTGCCTGAACAGGAAACTCGCGGGTGTTCCTGTTTTCGGCTGTACCACGGCAGGACAAATCACGCGGTCGGGTTATGAATCGCATGCGCTTTTGCTGCTGGCCTTTCCGAAGTCCAACTTTCGATGCTCGTCCATTTTGTTCGAATCGCTCAGACCGCTCAATTCAACGGAAACCGCTGCCACAGCGCAGCGACTGGCCGAAAGATTCCGCCATACGGCGGGGTGGAACAGGCTGGCGCTGGTTTTTACGGATGGATTGTCTAAGCAGGAAGACTTGTTGGTCTCAACGCTGGAAACCGTACTGGATGGATTGCCGATATTTGGCGGTTCTGCCGGGGATGGCCTTCAATATGAAGAGACGTTCGTTTTTCACGGTGGCAAGGCGCACAACAATGCTGCCGTCCTGTTGTTGATTGAAACCAACCTTGGTTTTCAGGGCATAGGTTTTGATCATTTCCTGCCCATCGGATCAGAGATCATCATCACCGACGCCAACCCGGAAGAACGCGTGGTTTATGAGATAAACGGGGCACCGGCGGCGCAGGAATATGCCCGATTGGTCGGGTGCGCTGCCGAGGATCTTTCGCCACTGGTATTTGCAGAAAACCCTCTGCTTCTCAGGCAAAACCTCAACTACTATGTACGTGCCATTCGTGAACCGATGGAGGGGGGGTCCCTATCCTTTCTCGCGGCGATTGATGACGGTCTGATCATGACACTGGGGCGTGGGAAGGAGATCATTGAAACGCTCAAAGCTGGGCTGAATGTGCGCGACAACACCGGAACCGCCCCGGATTTCATTCTTGGGTTCGACTGTATTCTGCGAAAACTGGAAATCGAACAGAAACAGTTGAGCAAACAGGTTTCGGATGTTTTGCAATCTCACCGGGTGGTTGGCTTCAATACCTACGGAGAACAGCAATCCGGCGTGCATATGAACCAGACCTTTGTGGGGGTCGCTTTCTTTGAGCCCGAGAAGCGAGACCTGAGCTGACCATGCTGAATCCAGACGACCCGCCAGAGATCCAGATATCCAAACAGGCCAAGATCATCGATGCGTTGATGCGGCGCGCCAACCGCCAGAAAGATGTGGGT
Coding sequences within it:
- a CDS encoding BatD family protein: MKWLVLILVALPVQVLAQSKTVLPSEASIEVTIADDAPVPFTREMVLLTIRGVYRRHITREELIQPLFDGFSWAQLGPDSWSEERINGRKYKVLTRRMAIYPVEAGKLSIGPFVHRLTLTDENDDWFEHEIQSDPLTIQVAKAPATQDWWFPVRKLQISDQWSNAPDQLAPGEGVLRVIRLEALGATPEMLPPMPELTSPSALIFAHPEKRLVELTPEGPVTYAFWRWTIRPSNDTSGIVEPLQFSYFDTVARETREVTISPQRIAYGTVTQEEGPDRSEKDVAQAKLLGGPGAAIASVVFLAGLVLGMSGHKVAASRALQRFGIFDPLVRDLQSCAKTGRADGLRQAASAILHRDGPSSRRLKQMQDFDRQYFDPKAAAPDLKEFARSFLKN
- a CDS encoding VWA domain-containing protein is translated as MIELDVTLLRPVWGLFLVVVCGAGWWLLSRAGGFGAWDKVTDPQLVQAMAAIGRIEGGSFPLTTAALLLTTGIIAIALIGPAIERRDAQTYRNLDGVLFLVDASESVADDDRWPQMLSMGRLGVSALGSRPGGIIVYAGDAYVATDMTTDHRQLGQTLSLIDGQTVPDKGSRPERALALADQRTEEAGILAGDVVIFTDGDGLGTSSLQQVASLASRGARVSLVSVHSPTAQIQTHATVGGGAVFTLNQSDDLAIWLADDAATRLKRADYPVLFWHDLGRYLLFFALLPLLFLFWRAGA
- a CDS encoding tetratricopeptide repeat protein, giving the protein MRWFAIAGAACIVVAFALGGAAPFGRIALAIGLYPMAANLFSDPDWQGVAFYRAGTFDKAASAFESAGNQYNLGNAYARNGQLAAALEAYDQAIAKGNPDARANFDLLAAFYAGQQIDPEALGLFPERKSGPKADSFVARGNARAAGTGSEVTNSNTMLGLAELDSRGRLGVRRIFDDKFMVADQRWLNQLSDVPGEFMAARIAQEHKRRLKLGLSPPEAESPE
- a CDS encoding VWA domain-containing protein, with translation MFELADPWVLLALPLPFVIVRLVKPRPVFERGFPVPDRIGGMLMAASPQNKAETRFLADHLILWIIWALTIFALSGPRELQPVSALKVSGRDLAIVLDLSGSMVRDDFHLDGRQITRLEAVTRVGSEFARRRAGDRVALIVFGSEAYFATPFTFDTEAVARRIEEATIGISGRATNISDGLGLALKRLANSKAASRVVILLSDGVNNAGATNPSGVAELAAEMGVRVHTIALGPKDLQSAELGERGVVDAVTLRAIAEVSSGEAFRVKTTDDLIEVTQALDRLEATDRTGLTAEVHRSFWTWPAAMAAALALLAAWRQA
- a CDS encoding response regulator transcription factor, coding for MQIAGCPKPVDQVSSVLIVDDHPLFSDALAAALKLSFENCRIEKADTLKQTLEILGAGFKPDLIMFDLKLPDVTGISGFQQLRQRCPNAPVLVISSLASGELVRSLLDHGAMGFLPKDTPAQTLKHAIQEITSGRRYVPTEYNRVEELKPSESTVYQSSPELSSLTPQQVKILKLICVGQSNKQIAYELSLAEATVKAHITALLRRLGVRNRTQAAVLVDSVVARQSRHEPEVKSFLQH
- a CDS encoding FIST N-terminal domain-containing protein codes for the protein MRDLEHEPNFIAIGRSVDLDPTTAVEEACAEIDCLLSCFVLAFIPSTLDPVEVSRCLNRKLAGVPVFGCTTAGQITRSGYESHALLLLAFPKSNFRCSSILFESLRPLNSTETAATAQRLAERFRHTAGWNRLALVFTDGLSKQEDLLVSTLETVLDGLPIFGGSAGDGLQYEETFVFHGGKAHNNAAVLLLIETNLGFQGIGFDHFLPIGSEIIITDANPEERVVYEINGAPAAQEYARLVGCAAEDLSPLVFAENPLLLRQNLNYYVRAIREPMEGGSLSFLAAIDDGLIMTLGRGKEIIETLKAGLNVRDNTGTAPDFILGFDCILRKLEIEQKQLSKQVSDVLQSHRVVGFNTYGEQQSGVHMNQTFVGVAFFEPEKRDLS